In the Chloroflexia bacterium SDU3-3 genome, one interval contains:
- a CDS encoding rhomboid family intramembrane serine protease, protein MFFLPVRDDNPTRTTPVVNRALIALCFLAFGLQIWLGTPFVVEWSFIPVRLTAFLVGSADPLAPLTLFTAMFLHGGWGHILGNLLFLWLFGDNIEDAYGHLGYLAFYLACGALSFVAQYVTAPTSPVINLGASGAISAVMGAYILMYPRATVQIFFFPLSLLSGSFGVPAWLMLGLWFVTQLSPAIQSLGQMSGGGVAYWAHICGFVAGLLITLALRPRRHVAPAFHTPLRQRSYRF, encoded by the coding sequence ATGTTTTTTCTGCCCGTCCGCGACGATAACCCCACGCGCACCACGCCGGTGGTCAACCGCGCGCTGATCGCGCTGTGCTTTCTGGCTTTTGGCCTGCAGATCTGGCTTGGCACGCCGTTTGTGGTCGAGTGGAGCTTCATCCCCGTCCGCCTGACGGCGTTTCTGGTGGGCAGCGCCGACCCGCTGGCCCCGCTCACGCTGTTCACCGCCATGTTCCTGCACGGCGGCTGGGGTCATATCCTGGGCAACCTGCTGTTCCTGTGGCTGTTTGGCGATAATATCGAGGATGCCTACGGGCACCTGGGCTATCTGGCGTTCTACCTAGCCTGTGGCGCGCTCTCGTTTGTGGCGCAGTATGTGACCGCGCCCACCTCGCCGGTGATCAACCTGGGCGCATCGGGTGCGATCAGCGCGGTGATGGGCGCGTACATCCTCATGTACCCGCGCGCCACAGTGCAGATCTTCTTCTTTCCGCTCTCGCTGCTGTCCGGCAGCTTTGGGGTGCCCGCATGGCTGATGCTGGGCCTGTGGTTTGTCACCCAGCTGAGCCCGGCCATCCAGTCGCTGGGCCAGATGAGCGGCGGCGGGGTGGCCTACTGGGCGCATATCTGCGGCTTCGTGGCGGGCCTGCTGATCACGCTGGCGCTGCGCCCGCGCCGCCATGTCGCTCCCGCGTTCCACACCCCGCTGCGGCAGCGCTCCTACCGATTCTGA